The genomic DNA ATCGTTTTATGGCGCTGCCGTACCATTTATTTATACTAGCAACGCAGCACTCTAGGGTAGCTGATGTGCGTCCATTAGCATTTGGTACAGCGTTAGTATTGATAGGATTAGTATTATTTCTAAATATGGGAGCTATCTTAATACGTAACCATTTCCGCAAGAAGAGAACATGGTAATATAATAAGAGATTATAAGGAGAGATATATAGTGAGTCAAAACGTGACAACAAAGGCTATGGAAGAGTCAAACAAGAAGGCTAATCTGAATACTGTATTCGAAACTGAAAACTTAAATCTTTGGTATGGTTCAGAACATGCCCTTAAAAACATTAATCTCAATATCGAATCAAAAAACATAACAGCTATTATTGGACCTTCAGGTTGTGGTAAATCTACATTCCTTAAAACTTTAAATAGAATGGTTGATTTAGTAACAGGAGTCAGAGTTGAAGGGAAAATTAACTTTCATGGTGTAAATATTTACGATGATAAAACAAATCTCGTAGAGTTACGCAGTGCAGTAGGAATGGTATTCCAAAAACCAAACCCATTTCCTAAATCTGTTTTCGAAAATGTAGCATTTGGTCCGAGAATACACGGTGTTAGAAAAAAAGAAGAGCTACAAGAAATAGTTGAAAAAAGCTTAAAGCGTGCTGCGCTGTGGGATGAAGTGAAGGATAGACTGAATGATTCGGCACTTGGTTTATCTGGTGGACAACAACAGCGATTATGTATTGCTAGGTGTTTAGCAGTTCAACCAGAAGTTATTCTTATGGATGAGCCTACATCAGCACTAGATCCTATTTCAACGCTTAAAGTAGAGGAACTTATTCAAGAATTAAAAAGAGACTATTCTATTATAATTGTTACCCATAACATGCAGCAGGCGGCCCGTGTATCTGACAAAACAGCGTTCTTCTTAACTGGTGATGTTATAGAGTACGATGACACGACAACAATATTCTCTAATCCTCGTGATAAGAGGACGGAAGATTATATTACAGGACGTTTCGGGTAATATATTGATTTACTCATAATATGTATATTTATACGTTATCGATTAAAGGAGGAACAATTAATGGCTGAGGTTCGAAAAACATTTGACCATGATTTATTAGAGCTAAAAAAACACCTGCTTAAAATGGGTGAGCGAGTTGATAAAGCAGTTGAAAGGTCTATAAAAGCGCTGATAGAAAACGATATAGCATTAGCAGAAAAGGTTATTAGCAGGGATAAGAAAATCAATGATATGGAAGATATCACTGATGATAAGGTAATTCAATTAATCACACAGCAACAACCAGTTGCAAAAGATTTGCGCAAAGTTATAACTGCACTAAAAATGAATGCTAGTCTAGAGCGTATGGGAGATTTAGCAAGAAATATCGCTAGTGCTGCAGTAAGAATTGACAAAAAACCCTCTGACGCTACTGCTGTTAAAATAGCAGAAATGGCTAGTGTTGTGCAGTCAATGGTGCGTGGCATAATGCAAGCATATTTAGAAGAGAATGGCGAATTAGCTAAAGAGGTAGCTGCTATAGACGACAAACTAGACAGTCTTTACAAAAACTATCTAAATTATTTATTTAGTGCAGTAGATGTAAATTCAAAATCAGTTGAAGAAGCAACTCAATACGCGTTCATAGGTAGACATTTAGAAAGAATCGGAGATCATGTAACTAATATAGCAGAATTATTAGTATATCTAGAAGAAGCTAAAAAGTTTGACTTAAATAACTAATAACTAATATCTAATGAAGCAAAAATTTTAACTGTCATAGGACGGTTATTTTTTTCAGATAAAAATGACTTAACAAAATCTTGTTATTAAATTTACGTTTACTTAATATTCATCTGGTATTTTAAAAAGTGTGCGGTAAATACAAGGTGAAGAGAGGCTTTCCTATGAGCATATTATTAGATTACAAAAGTACATATTCAGAAATAACACGTTTACCTATGTTTGCTACTGAACTACATAAGGTAAAGGAAGTTACAGAAATGTTTGAGAAGAATCCTGAAACTACAGTAATTGTTATTATGGAGCATTCTAAAATTGCAGGTATCGTTGTTCGGGCTCATCTATATCGCCATTTAGGGCATCGATTTGGTAATGATTTATTCCTTAACAAATCTATAACCTATCTTATGGATACCAGTTACTTATTTATAAGCGAAGACGAAGCATTGCATTCAGTTGTGAAAAAAGCGATGACAAGAAGCGAAGAAAATCTGTATGACCCAATACTTGTAAATACGAGTCAAGGAATACGTACTCTAAGTATTAGGGCACTGCTATTACAGCTTAATGCATTTCAGAAGGATAGCATGCTTTTACAGGCTGAGAAGTTAACGGATACAGTTAGTAACGCCCAAGAATTAAACAGTTCATTTCAAACAGTTGGACAGCAGCTTTCTGAACACGTAAAAAACTTTGAAGAAATGACAAAAATCATGGAGAAAAGCAAGGAAAAGTTTTTAGAAATGAACAATGTATATGCCAGCGTTACTGATATTTCAAAGATGCAAAGTGATTTATCTATTTCTTTGCAGAAACAAAGCGAAGAGCTGCTTAAATATGTGGAAAACATTTTGCACCTAGCAGAGCAGACAAATATATTGTCGTTAAATGCTTCAATTGAATCAGCTAGAGCAGGGGAACATGGGCGAGGTTTTGCCGTTGTTGCTGAAGAAGTGCGAAAGCTTGCAGGCAATACATCAAAAGTTTCTAAGGAAATAAAGGAGCAAATGGTAACAATATTCAACATGATAAAGGATAATTCGAATACTACTATAGATGGACTAAAAGAAATTGAGGAAGTGCGGAAAGTTCTATATTCAACTAATGAATCCTTTGATCAATTAGCATTGGAAATAACTAACTCAAATATAGAAATGGAAAAAGTGAACTTAATGTCCCAGCAGGCTGCTACAGACGCAGAGAAATTAACTATTATCCTACAGCAATTATATGAATCTACAAAAGAAAATGCCTTAAGCTTAGTAACGGAGGACTAATGGTGCTGAAAATTGTGAAAGATAGCTTGCGCCCGTTCTTGTCCAATAATTATGGACAAAATCATAAGATACTAAAAAGTATATATGACGAGCTTAGCTCTAATCATTATGTTTATGTTATCTATATTGACTTAGTGGATTTTGAAAAGGTTGAAGATAGCTATGGCGATATGCATACTCAGGAATTTCTAAAGGCATTTGCAAATATACTCACTGAACAGTTCCAAAAAATGAGTACGACAGATTTAATTTTAGTAGATATATACCATTTGTGGGCTGATGACTTTGTTGTTATATTATCAACAAAAACCTTGAATGAGGAGCTCGTGCTTAAAAGTCTATCCAAACTTGAATATGACGTTGAACAAAAGTTTACTAACACACTACCAGGTTATTTTAATGAATATTATGGCATGCATTTAGGTTTTTCTACAATTGCGCCGCCACCTAAACAAATAGATAGACAATATTATAAGGCCTTAAAGGAAGCATATAAAATTTCAAAAAGATCTTACAATAGTTATCCCAAGCATATATCAAAAGAATTTCAAGCTATAGTTAATAACAAAAAAATTGAGAGTCTATTCCAGCCGATTATCTCACTGGATACTGGTGCTGAGTTTGGATGGGAGGCATTAAGTCGGGGGCCTAGACAAAGCTTTTTTTACTCTCCTCAGGAGCTATTTACTTTTGCGGAAAAAACAGAGGCATTATTTGCATTAGAGAAAATTACACGTGAGCTATCGATTCAGAAGGTTGGTAATATGCAATCTAATCATAAGCTGTTTTTAAATGTTAACCCTACGGTTATGAATGATCCAGAGTTTAGTAAAGGTGTTACACGTCAACTATTAAGTGAATATAACCTTTCACCACAGCAAATAGTATTTGAAATTACAGAGAGAACGTCTATTAAAGACTTTCATAACTTTCGCAGAACGATTGATCACTATCGAAATCAAGGATATTTAGTAGCTGTTGATGATGCAGGAGCTGGTTATTCAAGCTTACAAACGATTGCAGAGATACGACCGGATTTTATAAAGTTAGATATGTCCATAGTTAGAGATATAGATAAAGATATGGTAAAGAAAGCAATGGTAGATACCTTTGTTAATTTAACACAAAAAATTAACTCTCAGCTTATAGCTGAAGGCATCGAAACCCATAGCGAATTATCTGTTGTCACTAAGCTCGGTGTACAATACGCACAGGGATATTATATTGGCAGACCAAGTTATCCTAAAACCACGGTTAGCACTGAGAGTATTCAAACAATCTCTCAAGCATCCAACAAAAAAATTAAAAATAATTGGCTGCAGAAAGATATAGTCGCAAATGATTTGTTGACAGACATACCAACAGTTACTGGCGAGATTACAGTTGAGCAAGTCGCTAATTTGTTTGAAAGTCAATCAGATGTTCAAGGTGTGGTAGTGTTAGACCAAGCTAGCAAGCCTATTGGTTTCTTGCTCAGGCAAACTCTATATAAAATACTAATTGCTAGGTACGGAGTAGCGCTGTATTATAAAAAGCCAATCAAAGACGTAATGAATATTAGTCCACTGGTTGTCCAAGCAGGTACTCCAATTAATGTGGTAGCAAAGCAAGCTATGAAGCGTGATGCACAGCATTTGTATGATTTTATTATTGTTGTAGACCGTGACCACTTCCTAGGCATTATTACTGTTCAGAATCTGCTTGAATGCCTTACGCAAATGAAGGTTGAACAAGCTCGTTATGCTAACCCGTTAACAGGACTCGCAGGGAATATAATTATTGAAAAAGAAATAGAAGAACGCTTATTAAGAAGAAGTAAAGATGTTGTAATGTATATAGATATTGATTTTTTCAAGCCTTACAATGACACCTACGGATTTGAACACGGCGATCGCTTTATACTTATGATAAGCAAAATTCTAAAGCACGTAACTAAAAAGCATCAAGATGCCTTCCTAGGTCACATAGGTGGAGATGATTTTGTAATTATATGTCCTGCGAAGCTTGCTCGCAAAATTGCTGAACGAACGATAGCAGTATATAATAGGGTAATAAAGTATTATTATAATGAAGATGATTGGCAAGCACAGTCTATCGTATCGACTGATCGAATAGGTCAGCAGTGTGTGTATCCGCTGTCGACATTATCTATAGGGGCTACCTATATTGATGATTCACTTAATAATGCGATTCAGGTAGGAGAAAAGGCGGCAGCATTAAAAAAACAAGCAAAAAAGGTTGCTGGCAATTCAATTGTTATTGAACATGAAAACGAATAATAAAAAAATGTACAATATAAGAAATTGAATAGTATAAGCATAAAAGTTAAGGAGGCTATTATGAACAAAAAAATTATATATTTCCTGTGCACAGGTAATTCCTGTAGAAGTCAAATGGCTGAGGGGTGGGCAAAGCACTATTTAGATAGCAATCAATGGGAGGTTTATAGTGCTGGTTTGGAAGCCCACGGATTAAATCCGAATGCTGTTAAGGCAATGGCTGAGGTAGGTATAGACATATCAAAGCAGACTTCTGATACAATTGATTCAGAGATTTTAAACAAAGCAGATTTAATCGTAACCTTATGTGGTCATGCCAATGATCATTGTCCGTTAACCCCGCCACACATTAAGCGTGTTCATTGGGGCTTCGACGACCCTGCGAAAGCACAAGGTACAGAAGCAGAAATATGGCGATGCTTTCAACGTGTGCGTGACCAAATAGGTGAGCGCATATTAGAGTTTTCTAAAACTGGAGAATAATTAAAATTGAAGAATAATAAAAATAGGAGATTATAAAGACGTCATAGACTAGAATTATTGATGTGGAATTTTTTGGGTAGCATACAATTTATGCTACTCTTTCTGTTTGTAAGATAAATGTCTAGATGCGATATTTATCAATGCTTGATAATGTTCTTTACTTACTTTTATGGTATGATACTTTCAGAAAGTTTTAGATGGAGGTAAATCACATTGACTAAAAAATTGTTACTTATAGATGGAAACAGTGTGGCCAATCGAGCCTTTTATGCTTTGCCAATGCTATCTAATAAACAGGGAGTCTATACTAATGCAGCCCTTGGATTCACTATGATGCTGTTAAAGCTACTTGAGGATGAACAGCCAGATTACATAGCTTGTATCTTTGATGCTGGTAAGAAAACTTTCCGTCATGATACCTATAAGGATTACAAAGGGAAGCGAGAAAAAACACCACATGAGTTATCTGGGCAGTTCCCGATTATAAAGTCGATTATAGACGCTTTCGATATCCCTACCTATGAGTTAGCTAATTATGAAGCTGATGATATCATGGGTACATTTGCACAACAAGCAAAAGCGGAGCAAGTAAAAACCGCCCTAGTATCTGGTGATAAGGATACGTTCCAATTAATCAATGACCTAACAGTTGTCTATATGACGAAAAAAGGCATTAGCGATATGGAAGTAATTGATGCAGCAGCTTTAATGGAAAAATATAATTTAAAACCAACACAAATGGTAGATTTGAAAGGCTTAATGGGTGACTCTTCAGACAACATCCCTGGAGTACCAGGTGTAGGGGAGAAGACGGCACTCAAGCTATTACATGAATACGACTCCTTAGAAAATGTTTTAGAAAACATAGATAATATTAGCGGTAACAAGCTTAAGGAGCGACTAACAGACAATAAAGAGCAGGCAATCTTAAGCAAACAGCTTGCTACTATCAATACAAATGTACCCCTGTCGATAGATTGGGAAAAAGCTTCCTATGAAGGATATCAAAAGGAAAAGGTGCGACCTCTATTTGAAGAGCTTGAATTCAAGCAGCTTATCGACCGCCTTGGTTTAGATATAGACGGCGAGCGAGGAACAGATAATATAGCAGATAGACAAAAGATAGAATTTACGGAAATCACTTCTGCGCAAGCGCTAGAAGCTTCACTCTCAGCAATAAATCAGTCATGCCCTGTTGCAATCTATATTGAGACTAGTGGCACGAACTACCATACCGATGAAATCTTAGCTATTGCAATAGCTCAAAAAGATATTAATTTTGTTTGCGACAAGCAAATTCTAGATGATAAAAATCTTCTTAAACTAATAGAGCAAGCTACTCTTTATGTCTATGATGCTAAAAGGACGTACTATTTAGGCAAACGACTAGGCATTTCTATGAGTAAAATAAAGACAGACATTATGTTGATGAATTACTTGATAGACCCTACAAATAGCGATAAAGAGCTTGCAGAAATTGCAAATGCATATGGAGTAAAGAGTGCCACAGAGGAAACGGTATATGGCAAAAATAGAAAGGATATTACGAAGATTTCTAAGGAACAGCTATTTTCTTATGTAGCTACGAAGGCCAATGCAGTTAACAGCCTAGTTGCTAATTTAGAAGCTAAATTAATGGAAAACTTCCTAGACTCGCTACTATATGATATCGAATTACCGCTTTCCCTTGTCCTTGCGGATATGGAGCGACAGGGTATCAATGTAGACTCTAATATCCTAGAAAATATCGGAGATGAGCTTACAGAAAAAATAACAACGATTACACAGGAGATTTACGAGCTTGCTGGCGAAGAGTTTAATATAAATTCTCCAAAGCAAATGGGTGTTATTCTGTTTGACAAGCTTGGTTTACCACCGATTAAGAAGACGAAAACTGGCTATTCTACGAGCGCCGATGTGTTAGAAAAGCTGGCAAACCAGCACCCTATTGTTGATAATATCTTGCTTCATCGTCAGCTTGTAAAACTGCAATCAACCTATATAGAAGGCTTGCTTAAGGTGATTAACAAAGATACTAATAAAATCCATACCTACTATAACCAAGCACTTACGGCTACAGGCCGACTTAGCAGCACAGAGCCAAATCTTCAGAATATCCCAATAAGACTAGAAGAGGGACGCAAAATTCGTAAAGCCTTTATTCCAGCAAAGTCAGGGTGGAAGCTACTAGCAGCAGATTATTCTCAAATTGAGCTTCGTATCCTAGCTCATATTGCTCAGGATGAGAACTTGATAGAGGCATTCCAGCAAGGGATTGATATTCATACGAAAACAGCCAGTGATGTCTTTGGTGTGGCATTAGACGAGGTTACATCTTTAATGAGGCGGCAGGCAAAGGCTGTAAACTTCGGCATCGTTTATGGCATAAGTGATTACGGTTTATCGCAGAATTTAAATATTGCCCGTAAAGAAGCGAAGGAATTTATCGAATTATACTTCAAGCACTTCCAAGGCGTTCATGATTATATGACGAAAATAGTTAAAGTTGCTAAAAAACAAGGATACGTCCAGACTATTTTGCAAAGAAGACGTTACTTGCCAGAAATAAATAGCTCTAACTTTAACCTACGAAGCTTTGCAGAGAGAACAGCCATGAATACACCTATCCAAGGCACAGCAGCAGATATTATTAAGCTAGCTATGGTAAAGCTGGCTGAAGAAATCAAGCAACGCAAGCTAGACAGCCGCATGCTACTGCAGGTACATGATGAACTAATATTCGAAGTACCTGAGCATGAACTAGAGATCATGACAAAGCTCGTACCAGAAATCATGGAAAACTGCACGAAATTATCAGTGCCTTTGCAGGTAGACGTTAGCATTGGAGATAACTGGTATGATGCGAAGTAATACAAGATAACTATTATAATATGTTAGAATATTAATCGACAACTATTAGATAGAGTGGGTGATAGTAATGCCAGAGTTACCTGAGGTTGAAACGGTACGTCAAACATTAACGCAGCTCGTCTTAAACAAAACAATTAAAGAAGTTAAAGTATCTTTGCCAAGGATTGTACGCAGTCCCCTGCTAGAGGACTTTGAAAATATTTTGCCAGGCAAGTCTATAACTGCAATAGATCGCCGAGGGAAATTCCTATTATTTCGTTTAAGTGGCGGTTGGACTCTAATATCCCATTTGCGTATGGAAGGTAATTATGGGGTGTTTGCAAGTTCGGAGCCAGTGGTAAAGCATACCCATGTAATATTCGTCTTTGACGATGGTACAGAGCTGAGGTATCGTGACGTTAGACAATTTGGTACTATGGATTTAATGAAGACTGACGAAGTTGATAATAGACCTCCAATAAACAAACTAGGACCTGAGCCATTTGCTGAGGATTGGACTTCAGATGTTTTTTATAAAAAACTAAAGAGCAAGAAAAAGAATATAAAAGCAGCTTTACTAGATCAAGAGGTTGTAGCAGGTGTTGGTAATATCTATGCAGATGAGATATTGTTCCGTTCAAAGGTAGCGCCAATGGTAGTAGCTGCAGATTTGTCTAAGCAGAAAGCAAAAAGTATCTATGAGAACACAAAACAGGTATTAGCTGAAGCGATAGAAGCTGGTGGCTCATCCGTTAAGTCCTATGTGAACGGACAGGGTAAAATGGGGATGTTTCAGCAGCAGTTGTTCGTTTACCAAAAACATGGTCAACCATGTACCGTCTGTGGAAGGGAAATATTGAAAACAAGA from Desulfuribacillus alkaliarsenatis includes the following:
- the pstB gene encoding phosphate ABC transporter ATP-binding protein PstB yields the protein MEESNKKANLNTVFETENLNLWYGSEHALKNINLNIESKNITAIIGPSGCGKSTFLKTLNRMVDLVTGVRVEGKINFHGVNIYDDKTNLVELRSAVGMVFQKPNPFPKSVFENVAFGPRIHGVRKKEELQEIVEKSLKRAALWDEVKDRLNDSALGLSGGQQQRLCIARCLAVQPEVILMDEPTSALDPISTLKVEELIQELKRDYSIIIVTHNMQQAARVSDKTAFFLTGDVIEYDDTTTIFSNPRDKRTEDYITGRFG
- the arsC gene encoding arsenate reductase (thioredoxin); amino-acid sequence: MNKKIIYFLCTGNSCRSQMAEGWAKHYLDSNQWEVYSAGLEAHGLNPNAVKAMAEVGIDISKQTSDTIDSEILNKADLIVTLCGHANDHCPLTPPHIKRVHWGFDDPAKAQGTEAEIWRCFQRVRDQIGERILEFSKTGE
- the mutM gene encoding DNA-formamidopyrimidine glycosylase; this translates as MPELPEVETVRQTLTQLVLNKTIKEVKVSLPRIVRSPLLEDFENILPGKSITAIDRRGKFLLFRLSGGWTLISHLRMEGNYGVFASSEPVVKHTHVIFVFDDGTELRYRDVRQFGTMDLMKTDEVDNRPPINKLGPEPFAEDWTSDVFYKKLKSKKKNIKAALLDQEVVAGVGNIYADEILFRSKVAPMVVAADLSKQKAKSIYENTKQVLAEAIEAGGSSVKSYVNGQGKMGMFQQQLFVYQKHGQPCTVCGREILKTRVAGRGTHYCSKCQKS
- the polA gene encoding DNA polymerase I, which encodes MLLIDGNSVANRAFYALPMLSNKQGVYTNAALGFTMMLLKLLEDEQPDYIACIFDAGKKTFRHDTYKDYKGKREKTPHELSGQFPIIKSIIDAFDIPTYELANYEADDIMGTFAQQAKAEQVKTALVSGDKDTFQLINDLTVVYMTKKGISDMEVIDAAALMEKYNLKPTQMVDLKGLMGDSSDNIPGVPGVGEKTALKLLHEYDSLENVLENIDNISGNKLKERLTDNKEQAILSKQLATINTNVPLSIDWEKASYEGYQKEKVRPLFEELEFKQLIDRLGLDIDGERGTDNIADRQKIEFTEITSAQALEASLSAINQSCPVAIYIETSGTNYHTDEILAIAIAQKDINFVCDKQILDDKNLLKLIEQATLYVYDAKRTYYLGKRLGISMSKIKTDIMLMNYLIDPTNSDKELAEIANAYGVKSATEETVYGKNRKDITKISKEQLFSYVATKANAVNSLVANLEAKLMENFLDSLLYDIELPLSLVLADMERQGINVDSNILENIGDELTEKITTITQEIYELAGEEFNINSPKQMGVILFDKLGLPPIKKTKTGYSTSADVLEKLANQHPIVDNILLHRQLVKLQSTYIEGLLKVINKDTNKIHTYYNQALTATGRLSSTEPNLQNIPIRLEEGRKIRKAFIPAKSGWKLLAADYSQIELRILAHIAQDENLIEAFQQGIDIHTKTASDVFGVALDEVTSLMRRQAKAVNFGIVYGISDYGLSQNLNIARKEAKEFIELYFKHFQGVHDYMTKIVKVAKKQGYVQTILQRRRYLPEINSSNFNLRSFAERTAMNTPIQGTAADIIKLAMVKLAEEIKQRKLDSRMLLQVHDELIFEVPEHELEIMTKLVPEIMENCTKLSVPLQVDVSIGDNWYDAK
- the phoU gene encoding phosphate signaling complex protein PhoU — its product is MAEVRKTFDHDLLELKKHLLKMGERVDKAVERSIKALIENDIALAEKVISRDKKINDMEDITDDKVIQLITQQQPVAKDLRKVITALKMNASLERMGDLARNIASAAVRIDKKPSDATAVKIAEMASVVQSMVRGIMQAYLEENGELAKEVAAIDDKLDSLYKNYLNYLFSAVDVNSKSVEEATQYAFIGRHLERIGDHVTNIAELLVYLEEAKKFDLNN
- a CDS encoding EAL domain-containing protein: MVLKIVKDSLRPFLSNNYGQNHKILKSIYDELSSNHYVYVIYIDLVDFEKVEDSYGDMHTQEFLKAFANILTEQFQKMSTTDLILVDIYHLWADDFVVILSTKTLNEELVLKSLSKLEYDVEQKFTNTLPGYFNEYYGMHLGFSTIAPPPKQIDRQYYKALKEAYKISKRSYNSYPKHISKEFQAIVNNKKIESLFQPIISLDTGAEFGWEALSRGPRQSFFYSPQELFTFAEKTEALFALEKITRELSIQKVGNMQSNHKLFLNVNPTVMNDPEFSKGVTRQLLSEYNLSPQQIVFEITERTSIKDFHNFRRTIDHYRNQGYLVAVDDAGAGYSSLQTIAEIRPDFIKLDMSIVRDIDKDMVKKAMVDTFVNLTQKINSQLIAEGIETHSELSVVTKLGVQYAQGYYIGRPSYPKTTVSTESIQTISQASNKKIKNNWLQKDIVANDLLTDIPTVTGEITVEQVANLFESQSDVQGVVVLDQASKPIGFLLRQTLYKILIARYGVALYYKKPIKDVMNISPLVVQAGTPINVVAKQAMKRDAQHLYDFIIVVDRDHFLGIITVQNLLECLTQMKVEQARYANPLTGLAGNIIIEKEIEERLLRRSKDVVMYIDIDFFKPYNDTYGFEHGDRFILMISKILKHVTKKHQDAFLGHIGGDDFVIICPAKLARKIAERTIAVYNRVIKYYYNEDDWQAQSIVSTDRIGQQCVYPLSTLSIGATYIDDSLNNAIQVGEKAAALKKQAKKVAGNSIVIEHENE
- a CDS encoding methyl-accepting chemotaxis protein, with the protein product MSILLDYKSTYSEITRLPMFATELHKVKEVTEMFEKNPETTVIVIMEHSKIAGIVVRAHLYRHLGHRFGNDLFLNKSITYLMDTSYLFISEDEALHSVVKKAMTRSEENLYDPILVNTSQGIRTLSIRALLLQLNAFQKDSMLLQAEKLTDTVSNAQELNSSFQTVGQQLSEHVKNFEEMTKIMEKSKEKFLEMNNVYASVTDISKMQSDLSISLQKQSEELLKYVENILHLAEQTNILSLNASIESARAGEHGRGFAVVAEEVRKLAGNTSKVSKEIKEQMVTIFNMIKDNSNTTIDGLKEIEEVRKVLYSTNESFDQLALEITNSNIEMEKVNLMSQQAATDAEKLTIILQQLYESTKENALSLVTED